In the genome of Pelobacter seleniigenes DSM 18267, one region contains:
- the larE gene encoding ATP-dependent sacrificial sulfur transferase LarE: MTASPMPLEQKYQRLQELLRNLGSVAVAYSGGVDSTFLLKVATLTLGADKVLALTATAPIIPAFEIEQSRKLAAQFGVRHRLIENPALDEPEFVNNPPERCYLCKFNIFSKFLAELQNEELAALADGSNLDDLNDFRPGQQALTELGVRSPLLEAGLTKQDIRDLSRQLQLPTWDMQPLACLATRFPYGTAITLEKLEQIERCETWLREQGFKNYRVRCHDRLARIEVAPADLTRLVDSALRNEVVERFKANGFDYVTLDLQGFRSGSMNEALDLS, encoded by the coding sequence TTGACCGCTTCGCCAATGCCCCTGGAGCAGAAGTACCAACGTCTGCAAGAGCTGTTGCGCAACCTCGGGTCGGTTGCCGTCGCCTATTCAGGTGGGGTTGATTCCACCTTTCTCCTCAAGGTGGCAACGCTCACCCTGGGCGCGGACAAAGTTCTTGCCCTGACCGCGACGGCACCGATCATTCCTGCCTTCGAGATCGAGCAAAGCCGCAAGCTGGCAGCGCAATTCGGGGTTCGCCATCGCCTCATTGAGAATCCGGCCCTTGACGAACCCGAATTTGTCAATAACCCTCCGGAACGCTGCTATCTGTGCAAGTTTAATATCTTCAGCAAGTTCCTGGCAGAACTGCAGAATGAAGAGCTTGCGGCGCTGGCGGATGGATCAAACCTGGACGATCTGAATGATTTCCGTCCCGGCCAGCAGGCCCTGACCGAATTGGGGGTGCGCTCGCCTTTGTTGGAAGCCGGCCTCACCAAACAGGACATTCGCGATCTGAGCCGGCAACTGCAGCTGCCAACCTGGGATATGCAGCCCCTGGCCTGCCTCGCGACCCGTTTTCCCTATGGAACGGCCATCACCCTGGAAAAGTTGGAGCAGATCGAACGTTGCGAAACCTGGCTCAGGGAACAGGGGTTCAAAAACTATCGGGTTCGCTGCCATGACCGCCTGGCCCGCATTGAAGTTGCCCCGGCCGATCTCACCCGGTTGGTTGACAGTGCCTTACGCAACGAAGTTGTCGAGCGGTTCAAAGCAAACGGTTTTGACTATGTCACCCTGGACCTGCAAGGCTTCCGGAGCGGCAGCATGAACGAGGCCCTCGATCTGAGCTAG
- a CDS encoding RrF2 family transcriptional regulator, translating into MKLSTKSRYGVRAMFDMAYHAGNLPAQIKDISRRQNISPRYLEQIFQDLKKAGLLKSRRGPQGGYSLARSADKITVKEIVLAAEGELLLVNCIKGLRKDGESPPVCEFDNQCLTQHIWAEGSRILGDYFASITLKDLCDKGQEMGLEKELDHRFMYFI; encoded by the coding sequence ATGAAGCTATCGACCAAAAGTCGCTACGGTGTCCGTGCCATGTTTGATATGGCTTATCATGCCGGAAACCTGCCTGCACAAATCAAGGATATCTCCAGACGGCAAAATATTTCCCCGCGCTATCTTGAGCAGATTTTTCAGGATCTGAAGAAAGCCGGCCTGCTCAAAAGCAGGCGTGGCCCGCAAGGCGGGTACAGCCTGGCCCGATCCGCCGACAAGATCACGGTCAAGGAAATTGTCCTGGCTGCGGAGGGCGAACTCCTGCTGGTCAACTGCATTAAAGGCCTGCGCAAGGATGGCGAATCGCCCCCGGTCTGCGAATTTGACAATCAGTGTCTGACCCAGCACATCTGGGCTGAAGGAAGCCGGATCCTCGGCGATTATTTTGCGTCCATCACCCTGAAGGACCTTTGTGATAAGGGGCAGGAAATGGGCCTGGAAAAAGAGCTGGATCACCGGTTCATGTATTTCATTTGA
- a CDS encoding acyl-CoA thioesterase, giving the protein MKEYRFQLEFSVRDYECDMQGHVNNAVYLNYLEHSRHQFLKEELGLNFADFVGRGISLVVIRAELDYKRSLQSGDRFMVGVILEKVSPLRYCFIQDIYLLPEKKLVLKARVTGTAVNAQGRPELPEEISAALNAR; this is encoded by the coding sequence ATGAAAGAGTACCGGTTTCAATTGGAATTTTCCGTCAGGGATTACGAATGCGACATGCAGGGGCATGTCAACAATGCCGTTTATCTCAACTATCTGGAGCACTCGCGGCATCAATTTCTCAAAGAGGAACTGGGGCTGAACTTTGCCGATTTTGTCGGCCGCGGCATCAGCCTGGTGGTCATTCGGGCCGAGCTGGATTACAAACGGTCCCTGCAGAGCGGTGACCGTTTCATGGTCGGGGTGATTCTGGAGAAAGTTTCGCCGCTGCGCTACTGCTTTATCCAGGACATCTATCTGCTGCCGGAAAAAAAATTGGTTCTCAAAGCCAGGGTGACCGGAACCGCCGTTAATGCCCAGGGTCGACCGGAACTGCCGGAGGAGATCAGCGCTGCGTTGAATGCCCGCTAG
- a CDS encoding CvfB family protein: MVLPGYRYNFKIARIDSRGAWLATPGPELLLPSRECPRELAPGMDLAVFVYLDRNNQLAATTSMPLAQVGEFVQLQARSSGPHGTFLAWGLDKDLLAPFSEQARKMLDGRHYLVRICLDDQNRPIASSRLEKFLVKENRDLQPGDEVEVLIWAFTDLGAKVIANHTYEALLYRNDIPTGMKTGDRTTGYVARIRGDNRIDISLRRTGKEGIDDASATIMEALAATGSLPLHDQSPPELIKNRLGMSKKAFKKAVGGLYKQGLIELTHQGIKLRRK; encoded by the coding sequence ATGGTTTTACCCGGTTATCGCTATAATTTTAAAATCGCCCGCATTGATTCCCGCGGGGCCTGGCTGGCAACGCCCGGACCTGAACTTTTGCTTCCCAGCCGGGAATGCCCCCGTGAGCTTGCGCCCGGCATGGACCTGGCGGTGTTTGTCTATCTTGATCGCAACAATCAATTGGCGGCTACCACCAGCATGCCCCTGGCCCAGGTCGGCGAATTCGTCCAATTGCAAGCGCGCAGCAGCGGCCCCCATGGAACCTTTCTCGCTTGGGGACTGGACAAGGATCTGCTCGCCCCGTTCAGCGAACAGGCCCGGAAAATGCTCGACGGACGGCATTACCTGGTGCGCATTTGCCTGGATGACCAGAACCGGCCGATTGCCTCAAGTCGCCTGGAGAAGTTTCTGGTCAAAGAGAATCGGGACCTGCAACCGGGCGACGAAGTGGAGGTGCTGATCTGGGCCTTCACCGATCTTGGCGCCAAAGTCATCGCCAACCATACCTACGAGGCGTTACTCTACCGCAACGATATTCCGACCGGGATGAAGACAGGGGACCGGACCACCGGTTACGTGGCCAGGATTCGGGGGGACAATCGCATCGACATTTCCCTGCGGCGCACCGGGAAAGAAGGGATAGACGATGCCAGCGCAACAATCATGGAGGCCCTGGCCGCCACGGGATCCCTGCCGCTCCATGATCAGAGTCCGCCGGAACTGATTAAAAACCGGCTGGGAATGAGTAAGAAAGCGTTTAAAAAAGCTGTTGGCGGGCTCTACAAGCAGGGGCTGATCGAGCTGACCCACCAAGGCATCAAGTTGCGCCGGAAATAA
- a CDS encoding MFS transporter produces MLLRKNSDLLPIILNTILVLSALYAPQPLLPVLSREFAVSREAAAALTTVTFIPLALAPLAYGYLLETVSPVRVLKWAVPLLAISELFFAATNSFSILILIRLLQGLLVPAILTSLMTYLSGRSSADTVQRVMALYIAATIFGGFAGRATSGLIANLFGWRFSFIVLAASLLLGFATLFKLPTGGPPKLVRPQPQAMLEVLRKPGFLPIYLAIFCLFLIFAAVMNFLPFRLTELSAQADELRIGLMYSGYMMGIVTSLGAPRFVAWIKGEIRTVKVGLFCLGCTLFGLGSAQIWLLFAMMFLFCGAMFLVHSTASGLVNRLAGQEYRGLTNGLYVAFYYSGGSVGSFAPGIAYRHFGWSGFLLLLAVVCILGFLCIGRVQSR; encoded by the coding sequence ATGCTGTTGCGAAAAAATTCGGACCTGCTGCCGATTATCCTGAATACAATTCTTGTGCTTTCGGCTCTTTATGCTCCGCAGCCGCTTTTGCCGGTATTAAGCCGGGAATTTGCAGTCAGTCGCGAGGCCGCGGCGGCCTTGACAACCGTCACCTTTATCCCCTTGGCGCTGGCCCCCCTGGCTTACGGTTATCTGCTCGAAACGGTCTCCCCGGTGCGGGTTTTGAAATGGGCCGTTCCGTTGTTGGCGATCTCGGAACTGTTCTTTGCCGCCACCAACAGCTTTTCAATACTGATCCTGATCCGCCTGCTCCAGGGGCTGCTGGTGCCGGCGATCCTGACCTCGCTGATGACCTACCTCTCCGGGCGGTCTTCCGCGGATACCGTGCAGCGGGTCATGGCGCTTTACATTGCGGCCACCATCTTCGGCGGTTTTGCCGGGCGCGCGACCTCGGGCCTGATCGCCAACCTGTTTGGCTGGCGGTTCAGCTTTATCGTGCTGGCCGCCAGTCTGTTGCTCGGCTTTGCGACCCTCTTCAAACTCCCGACGGGCGGGCCGCCGAAACTGGTCCGTCCACAACCGCAGGCGATGCTGGAAGTACTGCGCAAACCCGGCTTTCTGCCCATTTATCTGGCGATCTTCTGCCTGTTCCTGATTTTTGCGGCGGTCATGAACTTCCTGCCTTTCCGGCTCACCGAGCTTAGCGCCCAGGCAGATGAATTAAGAATCGGCCTGATGTATTCAGGCTATATGATGGGGATTGTCACCTCCCTCGGCGCACCGCGCTTTGTCGCCTGGATCAAGGGCGAGATCAGAACCGTCAAAGTGGGTCTGTTCTGTCTGGGCTGCACGCTGTTTGGGCTGGGCAGCGCCCAGATCTGGCTGCTGTTCGCCATGATGTTTCTTTTTTGTGGCGCCATGTTCCTGGTTCATTCCACGGCATCCGGCTTGGTCAATCGACTGGCCGGGCAAGAATACCGCGGCCTGACCAACGGGCTCTATGTCGCTTTTTATTACTCCGGCGGCAGCGTCGGTTCCTTTGCACCCGGAATTGCTTATCGCCATTTCGGGTGGAGCGGGTTCCTGCTGTTGCTGGCCGTTGTCTGCATCCTGGGATTTCTCTGCATTGGCAGAGTTCAGTCCCGCTAG
- a CDS encoding LbtU family siderophore porin: MRFSVVFMLGVLLLLTTNAAADDELLSSRVAALEDSLQHSFLNKVALSGLVEVEAGYRSGFDDAKESDVDLTNVELGLEVELTSFASAFVLAKWEEDGGEGVFVDEGGILLGNLEQAGFSVSVGKLYVPFGVFETAMVSDPLTLELGETREGAVTVDVAGGGFYGSVYAFNSAVGDSEDDDMLDAYGLKAGYAFEGSVVTADLSVGYISNLTSSGGFSDYLADEGIDLIDDYSAGVTASAVVSVADVTLIGEYLTALDNDYLAGADDQPAAWNLELDYNFTLSGQPTVLAVAYQGTAEAAFLGLPELRVLAALSYEITAGLGVALEVSHDEDYDQADGGSGETADAVICQLAVEF, translated from the coding sequence ATGCGTTTTTCAGTCGTTTTTATGCTGGGGGTGTTGTTGCTGTTGACCACGAATGCGGCAGCGGATGATGAGCTGTTGTCGAGTCGGGTAGCTGCCTTGGAAGATTCTCTGCAGCACAGTTTTCTCAACAAGGTGGCTCTGTCCGGGCTGGTTGAGGTCGAAGCCGGGTATCGCTCTGGTTTTGACGATGCCAAGGAGAGTGATGTCGACCTGACCAATGTCGAGCTGGGCCTTGAGGTCGAGCTGACCAGCTTTGCCTCTGCTTTTGTCCTGGCCAAGTGGGAAGAAGATGGCGGGGAAGGGGTGTTCGTCGATGAAGGAGGGATCCTGCTCGGCAATCTTGAGCAGGCGGGCTTCTCGGTTAGCGTCGGTAAGCTGTACGTTCCATTCGGGGTTTTTGAAACCGCCATGGTTAGCGATCCGTTGACTTTGGAATTGGGCGAGACCCGGGAAGGGGCCGTGACGGTCGATGTCGCCGGCGGAGGATTTTACGGATCGGTCTATGCCTTTAACAGCGCCGTTGGAGACAGTGAAGATGACGACATGTTGGATGCTTACGGACTCAAGGCCGGCTATGCTTTTGAAGGCAGTGTCGTAACCGCCGATCTGTCGGTGGGCTATATCAGCAACCTGACGTCGTCAGGAGGGTTCTCCGACTATCTGGCCGACGAAGGGATTGACCTGATTGATGATTACAGTGCCGGGGTAACGGCCAGTGCAGTGGTCAGCGTTGCTGATGTGACTCTGATCGGCGAATACCTGACGGCTTTGGACAACGACTACCTGGCCGGAGCAGATGATCAGCCGGCGGCCTGGAACCTTGAGCTCGATTATAACTTTACTCTTTCCGGTCAGCCGACCGTGCTGGCGGTGGCTTATCAGGGAACGGCCGAAGCGGCGTTTCTGGGCTTACCCGAGCTGCGGGTACTGGCGGCGCTGAGTTATGAGATCACCGCGGGGCTGGGGGTTGCCCTCGAAGTCTCCCATGATGAGGATTATGATCAGGCTGATGGTGGCAGTGGTGAGACGGCCGATGCCGTCATCTGCCAGCTGGCGGTGGAGTTCTGA
- a CDS encoding DUF3793 family protein has translation MNAGLQHNNGLGGTSCCQQLNCPPQQTGRDLTWVDLVGFYPAPQECLAAFLVSSAAEVLAGVKPANLIRMVKRTLPCGRAMYPLWQEYGAALLKKSALAALPLRDDNDGLLLLLYRPDLLQTRLSGRTMQAFLERCGYPRPLTVQSSLLHLQQRFQVSGSPDEVGFFLGYPAKDIKGFMNGREKPWQGRCLWRVYGPPRRSLDLYRRFCRERSSVTARLVSGCCPRDLLVAA, from the coding sequence ATGAACGCTGGATTACAACACAACAATGGTCTTGGCGGTACAAGCTGCTGTCAGCAGTTGAATTGCCCGCCACAGCAAACCGGGCGGGACCTGACTTGGGTCGATCTGGTCGGGTTTTACCCCGCCCCGCAGGAATGTCTGGCGGCTTTCCTGGTCTCCTCTGCAGCCGAGGTCCTGGCCGGGGTCAAACCTGCCAACCTGATCCGCATGGTCAAGCGAACCCTGCCCTGTGGCCGTGCCATGTATCCGCTTTGGCAGGAATATGGCGCGGCATTGCTGAAAAAGTCAGCCCTCGCGGCGCTTCCCCTGCGGGATGATAATGACGGCCTGTTACTGCTGCTGTATCGGCCCGATTTGCTGCAAACGCGGCTTTCCGGGCGGACCATGCAGGCTTTTCTGGAGCGCTGCGGTTATCCCCGGCCATTAACCGTGCAGAGCAGCCTGCTGCATCTGCAGCAACGCTTTCAGGTTAGTGGCTCGCCGGATGAGGTCGGTTTTTTCCTGGGCTATCCGGCCAAAGATATCAAGGGCTTTATGAATGGTCGGGAAAAACCCTGGCAAGGGCGCTGTTTATGGCGGGTTTACGGACCGCCGCGGCGGAGTCTGGATCTGTACCGGCGCTTTTGCCGTGAGCGGTCCAGTGTGACCGCGCGCCTGGTTTCCGGCTGCTGTCCCCGGGACCTGCTGGTGGCGGCCTGA
- a CDS encoding Crp/Fnr family transcriptional regulator, translating to MHNQDIALLAAAPLLAGVSAAEVSAFAEAGRHRVLKGRFGRIPPEELSQRLFFVLSGEVKMIQLAPDGQECLLQRVGPGEFFCLSSVISGFSCHSEGVSAGTTQILSWGQDYFRTFMRGNAQIYNNLLAQMASQVTRERELRTLSRCCKADVKVVAYLLHKIRNGQCCSQYGKTVVDLRPINVTAQELGVARETLSRCLQRLVDRRCISYQRGLVKISELDRLEAVLDEDDCKCSCL from the coding sequence ATGCACAACCAGGACATTGCTTTGCTGGCCGCAGCTCCCTTGCTGGCCGGAGTCAGCGCAGCAGAGGTCAGCGCTTTTGCTGAGGCAGGCCGCCATCGGGTGCTCAAAGGGCGGTTTGGACGGATTCCCCCCGAAGAGCTGTCCCAGCGGCTGTTTTTTGTGCTGAGCGGGGAGGTCAAGATGATCCAGCTGGCTCCCGATGGCCAGGAATGTCTGCTGCAGCGCGTCGGACCGGGAGAGTTTTTCTGTCTGTCGTCGGTGATTTCAGGTTTCTCCTGCCACAGTGAAGGAGTCAGTGCCGGGACAACCCAGATTCTTTCCTGGGGGCAGGACTATTTTCGGACCTTCATGCGTGGCAATGCCCAGATCTACAATAACCTGCTGGCGCAGATGGCTTCGCAGGTGACTCGTGAACGCGAACTGCGCACGCTGTCCCGTTGTTGCAAAGCTGATGTCAAGGTTGTTGCCTACCTCCTGCATAAAATCAGAAACGGCCAGTGCTGTTCGCAATACGGCAAGACGGTTGTTGATTTGCGGCCGATCAATGTGACGGCCCAGGAACTCGGCGTGGCTCGGGAAACCCTTTCCCGTTGTCTGCAACGGTTGGTCGACAGGCGTTGTATCTCCTATCAGCGCGGGCTGGTCAAAATTTCCGAGCTGGACAGGCTGGAGGCAGTGCTGGATGAAGACGACTGCAAGTGCAGTTGTCTGTAG
- a CDS encoding flavodoxin has product MKVGIFYGSTTGNTEQAAHKMAAYFPQAEVMSAADGSDLFADYDLLILGSSTWGLGDLQDDWDAAINKLRASQLSGKPVAVFGLGDQSGYPDTFVDAMGALSQAAQAAGAHLVGAWPAQDYDCLASAALDGDHFCGLALDEENQGNLSDERIKLWCTQIANEIA; this is encoded by the coding sequence ATGAAGGTTGGTATTTTTTACGGAAGCACGACCGGTAATACCGAGCAGGCCGCTCACAAAATGGCAGCTTATTTTCCGCAGGCAGAAGTGATGTCGGCCGCGGACGGCAGTGACCTTTTTGCCGATTATGACCTGCTGATCCTCGGCAGCTCGACCTGGGGGCTCGGTGATCTGCAGGATGACTGGGATGCCGCAATCAATAAGTTACGCGCCAGTCAGCTCAGCGGCAAACCGGTTGCCGTCTTTGGCCTGGGTGACCAGTCCGGCTATCCGGACACTTTTGTCGACGCCATGGGGGCGTTGTCCCAGGCAGCTCAGGCCGCCGGTGCCCATCTGGTCGGGGCCTGGCCGGCTCAGGACTACGATTGTCTCGCCTCGGCCGCACTGGACGGTGACCATTTCTGCGGTCTGGCCCTCGACGAAGAGAATCAGGGTAACCTCAGTGATGAACGGATCAAACTCTGGTGTACCCAGATCGCCAACGAGATTGCCTGA
- a CDS encoding DUF2325 domain-containing protein, with translation MTVLIVGADRIKAFEPKLRQWGASDILHWSARNTRCSKCVIPQKTDLVICCTDFLNHNMAKKVKQQIKERCLPAVYCRRAWCDMEKELNKLRAEDVAGNNACCWADKCLQCACRKADS, from the coding sequence ATGACCGTGTTGATTGTCGGTGCCGATCGCATCAAAGCATTTGAACCCAAGCTCAGACAGTGGGGGGCCAGTGATATCCTGCATTGGTCGGCACGGAATACGCGGTGCTCGAAATGTGTTATTCCCCAGAAGACCGACCTGGTTATCTGCTGTACCGATTTTCTCAATCACAATATGGCCAAAAAGGTCAAGCAGCAGATCAAAGAGCGTTGTTTGCCGGCGGTTTACTGTCGTCGGGCCTGGTGTGACATGGAAAAGGAATTGAATAAGTTACGGGCCGAGGATGTCGCCGGTAATAACGCTTGCTGCTGGGCAGACAAGTGTCTGCAGTGTGCCTGTCGGAAAGCCGACAGTTGA
- a CDS encoding MarR family winged helix-turn-helix transcriptional regulator, translated as MKQLTQQIIEFYEKLSSWEHAVVKGSELSPGQIHAIEIIGHEQSLRMKELAEKLGITTGSLTVMVDKLEQKGLLRRQPHESDRRSYLIELTAAGREHFVSHHEYHLQLTEEITSVLTPQETSALGEILAKLIKQM; from the coding sequence ATGAAGCAATTGACCCAGCAGATTATCGAATTTTACGAGAAACTCTCCAGCTGGGAACATGCGGTGGTGAAAGGGAGTGAATTAAGCCCGGGGCAGATTCACGCGATCGAGATCATTGGTCATGAGCAGTCCCTGCGAATGAAGGAACTGGCGGAAAAGCTGGGGATTACCACCGGCAGTCTGACGGTGATGGTGGATAAACTGGAACAGAAAGGGCTGCTCCGGCGGCAGCCCCATGAAAGCGATCGGCGCTCCTACCTGATTGAGCTGACCGCGGCCGGACGCGAACATTTCGTCAGCCATCATGAATACCATCTGCAGCTGACCGAAGAGATCACCTCGGTCCTGACCCCGCAGGAGACCAGCGCATTGGGAGAGATTCTAGCCAAACTGATCAAACAGATGTGA
- a CDS encoding sulfite exporter TauE/SafE family protein, translating into MVFDTLFWVALQSSLILGLVHGINPCGHSWLVLAPFVVGQKQGRKVAFLTGSFVAGTASACLVLGLTLGTISTIIPSSFERWVDLGMSGLLIVLGLLLLIKPDLLHHHDHDHDHHHQHDQHGHSHAHYHVAGEGTVALPRQKLTGLALFGIGFVNMIFPCPTVAIMYGYALDSGSALKATAIFAIYALTTAIAVGGVIYAIFRVARRLEKLSQDWVESALMRSAGVITIIFSGYSLYSNIA; encoded by the coding sequence ATGGTCTTCGATACACTCTTCTGGGTTGCTCTGCAGAGCAGCCTGATCCTCGGTCTGGTCCACGGCATCAATCCGTGTGGTCACAGCTGGCTGGTCCTGGCGCCTTTTGTAGTGGGACAGAAACAGGGTAGGAAAGTCGCTTTTCTGACCGGCTCTTTCGTGGCTGGAACCGCCAGCGCCTGCCTGGTCCTTGGCCTGACCCTGGGCACCATTTCCACCATCATTCCCAGTTCCTTTGAACGTTGGGTCGATCTCGGCATGTCCGGCCTGCTGATCGTGCTGGGCCTGCTGCTCCTGATCAAGCCCGACCTGCTGCATCACCATGACCATGACCACGATCATCATCACCAGCATGATCAGCACGGCCACAGTCATGCCCATTATCATGTGGCCGGAGAGGGAACCGTTGCCCTCCCCAGGCAAAAACTGACCGGCCTGGCCTTGTTCGGGATCGGCTTTGTCAATATGATCTTCCCCTGCCCGACCGTCGCCATCATGTACGGTTACGCACTGGACAGCGGCAGCGCATTGAAAGCAACGGCCATTTTTGCCATCTATGCCCTGACCACAGCCATTGCCGTCGGGGGGGTGATCTATGCTATATTCCGGGTGGCCCGCAGGCTGGAAAAACTCTCCCAGGACTGGGTTGAAAGCGCGTTGATGCGCAGTGCGGGTGTGATTACGATCATCTTTTCCGGGTATTCCCTCTATTCCAATATCGCTTAG
- a CDS encoding NfeD family protein, translating into MDWQILYWHWLVFGMILMIAEIFIPSFTVFWFGLAALAMGLLSLLGVSLPLAGELFCWVVLSILFTLAWFKWIRPRAIDRTKAGLSREAVVGERGIIIRVPGTERRGEVRFSVPLLGADTWPCLAQSQLREGDSVMVKDVFGNALLVEPIGSVGEPAQPLEK; encoded by the coding sequence ATGGATTGGCAGATTCTGTATTGGCATTGGCTGGTGTTCGGGATGATTCTGATGATTGCGGAAATCTTCATCCCTTCGTTCACCGTCTTCTGGTTCGGCCTGGCGGCCCTGGCCATGGGGCTGCTGAGTCTGCTCGGGGTGAGCCTGCCGCTGGCCGGAGAGCTGTTTTGCTGGGTGGTGCTGTCGATCCTGTTTACCCTGGCCTGGTTCAAATGGATCCGGCCCAGGGCCATCGACCGGACCAAAGCCGGGCTGTCGCGCGAGGCGGTGGTCGGTGAGCGGGGCATTATCATCAGGGTGCCCGGTACGGAACGGCGGGGCGAAGTCCGTTTTAGTGTCCCTTTACTGGGGGCCGATACCTGGCCCTGTCTGGCCCAATCCCAACTGCGGGAAGGGGATTCGGTCATGGTCAAGGATGTCTTCGGCAATGCGTTGTTGGTTGAACCGATCGGTTCTGTTGGAGAGCCGGCTCAACCGCTTGAAAAATAA
- a CDS encoding SPFH domain-containing protein, with protein MAGLVLVVVFAAMVIITIALGVRLVPQGSKFVVQRLGKYLKTLNPGLNIIIPYIDTVAYKVSTKDQIIDTSRQECISLDNAVLQVNAVAFINVISPEKAVYGIENYHLAIQNLVQTTLRSIIGEMKLDDALSSRDQIKAKLKQGISDDLADWGITLRGVEIQDINPSDTMQQAMEAQAAAERQRRATVTRAEGDKEAAILEADGRLAAAERDAKAKEVQAEASKKALQLVLESAGTGHEEIAIGYLLGESYIKAIQQSATSQNAKTILLPADLQASIRGLIGGLQAK; from the coding sequence ATGGCCGGATTGGTCTTAGTGGTGGTGTTTGCGGCAATGGTGATTATCACCATCGCATTGGGGGTGAGGCTGGTTCCGCAAGGGTCCAAGTTTGTTGTGCAACGGTTGGGGAAGTATCTCAAGACCCTTAATCCGGGGTTGAATATCATTATCCCGTATATCGATACCGTGGCCTACAAGGTCAGCACCAAGGACCAGATCATCGACACCTCGCGCCAGGAATGTATTTCTCTGGACAATGCGGTCCTGCAGGTCAATGCCGTGGCCTTTATCAATGTGATTTCCCCGGAAAAGGCGGTTTACGGGATCGAAAACTATCATCTGGCCATCCAGAACCTGGTGCAGACCACCCTGCGCTCGATCATCGGGGAAATGAAACTGGACGATGCCCTGAGTTCACGGGATCAGATCAAGGCCAAGCTCAAACAGGGGATTTCCGACGACCTGGCGGACTGGGGCATCACCCTGCGTGGGGTGGAAATTCAGGACATTAACCCGTCCGACACCATGCAGCAGGCCATGGAAGCCCAGGCCGCGGCCGAACGGCAACGGCGGGCCACGGTCACCCGCGCCGAAGGGGACAAGGAAGCCGCAATCCTCGAAGCGGACGGCCGCCTGGCCGCAGCGGAACGTGATGCCAAGGCCAAGGAGGTGCAGGCCGAAGCCTCCAAAAAAGCGCTTCAATTGGTCCTTGAATCGGCCGGGACCGGCCATGAGGAGATTGCCATCGGCTATCTGCTCGGGGAAAGTTATATCAAGGCCATCCAGCAGTCGGCCACCAGCCAGAACGCCAAGACGATCCTCCTGCCCGCAGATCTGCAGGCCTCGATCCGTGGTTTGATCGGCGGCTTGCAGGCTAAATAA
- a CDS encoding FeoC-like transcriptional regulator: protein MTPSEVKRYLSERKIAPLTDIALHFDMQPDAVRGLLEHWIRKGKVRLIAEEGCEGSCCGNCSEQHNKEIYQWV from the coding sequence ATGACCCCAAGCGAAGTCAAACGCTACTTAAGTGAACGAAAAATAGCCCCGTTAACCGATATTGCCCTACACTTCGACATGCAGCCGGATGCGGTCCGCGGCCTGCTCGAACACTGGATCCGCAAAGGCAAGGTCCGCCTGATCGCCGAAGAAGGTTGCGAAGGCTCCTGTTGTGGCAACTGCAGCGAACAACACAACAAAGAAATTTATCAATGGGTCTAA